The nucleotide sequence GGGAACCGCGGCGTGCGGTCAGACCACCGCCTGTGCCTCGGTGAGGGTGTGCCGCAGGATCTGCTCCATCTCGTCGAACTCGGCCTGCCCGGCGATCAGCGGCGGGGCGAGCTGCACGACGACGTCACCGCGGTCGTCGGGACGGCAGTAGAGCCCGTTCCCGAACAGCGCCCCCGGCAGGTACTGCTTGACCAGCCGCTCCCGCTCGGCGGCGTCGAAGGTCTCCCGGGTGTCCTTGTCCTTGACCAGCTCGATCGCCCAGAAGTAGCCGTCACCGCGGACGTCGCCGACGATCGGCAGGTCCAGCAGCCGGCGAAGGGTGTCGCCGAACGCCTGCTCGTGGGCCAGCACGTTGCCGTAGAGGTCCTCGCGCTCCATCAGGTCGAGGTTCGCCAGCGCGACGGCGGCCGAGACCGGGTGCCCGCCCCAGGTGTAGCCGTGCGGGAAGGTCACCCCGGGCTCCAGGAACGGCTCGATCACCTTCTCCGAGGCGATCATCGCGCCGAGCGGGCCGTAGCCCGAGGTCATGCCCTTGGCGCAGGTCACGATGTCCGGGGTGAAGCCGAACTTCGTGCAGGCGAACGCGTGCCCGTGCCTGCCGAACGCGTTGATCACCTCGTCCGAGACGAGCAGCACGTCGTGCCGGTCGCAGATCTCGCGGAGCCGGGCGAAGTACGACGCGGGCGCGGTCAGGCAGCCCCCGGAGTTCTGCACCGGTTCCACCACCACCGCGGCGACGGTGCCCGGGCCCTCGAACAGGATCGCTTCCTCGACCCGGTCCGCGGCCCAGCGCCCGAGCGCCTCGGCGTCGCCGCCGAACTCGGGATGGCGGTAGAGGTTGGTGTTCGGCACCCGGAACCCGCCCGGCGCGAGCGGCTCGAAGTCCTGCTTCATCGCGGGCAGCCCGGTGATCGCCAGCGCCCCGTGCGGAGTGCCGTGATAGGCGGTCATCCGGCTGATCACCTTGTGCTTGGCGGGCTTGCCGCGCAGCTTGAAGTACTGCTTGGCCACCTTCCACGCCGACTCGACCGCCTCCCCGCCGCCGGAGGTGAAGAACACCCGGTTCAGGTCGCCGGGCGCGAGATGCGCCAGCCGTTCGGCGAGCTCGGCCGCCGGCGGGGTGGTGTACCCCCACACCGGGAAGTACGCCAGCTCGGACGCCTGCTTCGCGGCGACCTCGGCGAGCTCCCGGCGGCCGTGGCCGGCCTGCACGACGAACAGCCCGGCCAGCCCGTCCAGCACCCGATGGCCGCGGTCGTCCCACAGGTTCATGCCCTCGCCCCGGGTGATCACCGGGATCGGGTTGGCGCCGTCCCGGCCGTGCATCCGGGCGAAGTGCATCCACAGGTGCTTCCCGGCGGCCTGCGCGGCCGCGGACATCGGCGGGTCGTCGGCGGCGGTGCTGCGGTCCTCGAGTGCGGTCATGGGGGGACTCCTGTCCGTGCCGTCCGGCGGTCGCGGTCGTCCGTCCGATCGTCCGGCCTGCGCCGCCGGACACGCCGATACGATTCGTATCGTCTGATGC is from Pseudonocardia autotrophica and encodes:
- a CDS encoding aspartate aminotransferase family protein, whose protein sequence is MTALEDRSTAADDPPMSAAAQAAGKHLWMHFARMHGRDGANPIPVITRGEGMNLWDDRGHRVLDGLAGLFVVQAGHGRRELAEVAAKQASELAYFPVWGYTTPPAAELAERLAHLAPGDLNRVFFTSGGGEAVESAWKVAKQYFKLRGKPAKHKVISRMTAYHGTPHGALAITGLPAMKQDFEPLAPGGFRVPNTNLYRHPEFGGDAEALGRWAADRVEEAILFEGPGTVAAVVVEPVQNSGGCLTAPASYFARLREICDRHDVLLVSDEVINAFGRHGHAFACTKFGFTPDIVTCAKGMTSGYGPLGAMIASEKVIEPFLEPGVTFPHGYTWGGHPVSAAVALANLDLMEREDLYGNVLAHEQAFGDTLRRLLDLPIVGDVRGDGYFWAIELVKDKDTRETFDAAERERLVKQYLPGALFGNGLYCRPDDRGDVVVQLAPPLIAGQAEFDEMEQILRHTLTEAQAVV